The Spirosoma radiotolerans genome has a window encoding:
- a CDS encoding 3-hydroxyacyl-CoA dehydrogenase/enoyl-CoA hydratase family protein, translating to MEATLEKPRTQTRNRTIRRVAILGSGIMGSRIAAHFANIGADVLLLDIVPNEPNPAELAKGLTTDSPAVRNRIVTDAFQTMLKASPASLYSPKFAERVKLGNFDDNLKDIAAYDWVIEVVVERLDIKRSVYERVEQFRKPGTLITSNTSGIPMHLLAEGRSEDFRRNFCGTHFFNPPRYLRLLEIIPGPDTDPAVIDFLMNYGDLYLGKTTVLCKDTPGFIANRLGIQSLIQTIRVAEELGLTVEEVDKLTGPVVGRPKSGTFRLSDVVGLDTTVNVAGNLVKMQHDESRASFELPASVQKLMENKWLGDKTGQGYYKKTKDATGQTQILALDLKTFEYKPSQKVKFATLESTKAIDTLKKRFPVLIAGKDKAGEFYRKTFADGFTYATHRIPEISDELYRIDAAITAGFGWQLGLFETWDAIGVKAGLEMIEAQGQKPAQWVYDMLDAGFDSFYKVDGGKRKYYDIPTKSYKAIPGVEQFTILENLSNSVVWKNADASIYDLGDGILNVEFRSKMNTFGQGVSEALLKGVTLAEKDFRGLVVGNDSNEAFSAGANLATLFMFAVEQEFDEVNLMIAQFQKLIARLRYSSVPVIVAPHTLTLGGGCEAVLHADRVVAHAESYIGLVEVGVGLIPAGGGTKEMAARASDLYQTGDPELNILQNVFMNIATAKVSTSAQEAREMNYLRSADQIVLNRSRLLAEAKQAAIELADNGYTQPKPRTDIKVQGKTGIALFKAGLTAMRMGRYISDHDMKIADKLAYVICGGDLSAPQVVSEQYLLDLEREAFLSLTGEKKTLERIQSLLTGGKPLRN from the coding sequence ATGGAAGCTACCTTAGAAAAACCCAGAACCCAAACCAGGAATCGTACAATCCGGCGCGTAGCCATTTTAGGGTCAGGTATTATGGGATCACGCATTGCCGCCCATTTTGCCAATATTGGCGCTGATGTTTTACTACTGGACATCGTTCCGAACGAACCAAATCCCGCCGAGCTGGCTAAGGGGTTAACGACTGATAGCCCGGCTGTACGGAATCGGATTGTTACCGATGCGTTCCAGACGATGTTGAAAGCCAGCCCAGCCTCCTTGTATAGCCCTAAGTTTGCCGAGCGCGTCAAGTTGGGTAATTTCGACGATAACCTGAAAGACATTGCTGCCTACGACTGGGTCATTGAAGTCGTTGTCGAGCGGTTAGACATCAAGCGGTCGGTTTATGAGCGCGTTGAGCAGTTCCGTAAGCCCGGAACGCTCATTACGTCCAATACATCCGGTATTCCGATGCATCTGCTGGCAGAGGGACGCAGTGAAGATTTTCGCCGTAATTTTTGCGGTACGCACTTCTTCAACCCTCCTCGGTATTTGCGGTTGCTAGAGATCATTCCTGGCCCCGATACTGATCCAGCCGTTATTGATTTCCTGATGAACTACGGGGATTTGTACCTCGGTAAAACCACTGTATTGTGCAAAGATACCCCCGGTTTCATTGCCAACCGGCTTGGGATTCAGTCTCTGATTCAAACAATTCGCGTGGCTGAGGAATTGGGTCTGACTGTTGAGGAGGTGGATAAACTCACGGGTCCGGTGGTCGGGCGGCCTAAGTCGGGCACGTTCCGCTTATCGGATGTTGTGGGACTCGACACAACCGTCAATGTAGCGGGTAACCTGGTCAAGATGCAGCACGACGAGTCACGGGCGAGCTTTGAACTGCCCGCTTCCGTACAGAAACTGATGGAAAATAAATGGCTCGGTGACAAAACCGGCCAGGGTTATTATAAGAAAACGAAAGACGCAACCGGGCAGACTCAGATCCTGGCTCTGGATCTGAAAACGTTTGAGTACAAACCGTCGCAGAAGGTAAAATTTGCAACATTAGAGAGTACAAAGGCGATTGATACCCTCAAAAAGCGTTTCCCGGTATTGATTGCCGGGAAAGATAAGGCCGGTGAGTTCTACCGCAAAACCTTTGCGGATGGCTTCACGTATGCTACTCACCGCATTCCCGAAATCTCGGATGAGCTTTACCGAATCGATGCGGCTATAACGGCTGGATTTGGCTGGCAGTTGGGTTTATTTGAAACCTGGGACGCCATCGGGGTTAAAGCCGGCCTGGAAATGATCGAAGCGCAGGGACAGAAACCCGCTCAGTGGGTATACGATATGCTCGACGCGGGCTTCGATTCTTTCTATAAAGTAGACGGTGGCAAGCGTAAATATTACGACATACCAACCAAAAGCTACAAAGCCATTCCGGGTGTGGAGCAATTCACGATTCTGGAAAACTTAAGTAACAGCGTTGTCTGGAAAAATGCGGATGCTTCGATCTATGATCTTGGCGATGGCATTTTGAACGTCGAATTCCGGAGTAAAATGAACACTTTCGGGCAGGGTGTATCCGAAGCGCTGCTAAAAGGGGTGACGCTGGCCGAAAAGGACTTTCGTGGTCTGGTTGTGGGCAACGACTCGAACGAAGCGTTCTCCGCTGGTGCGAATCTGGCTACACTCTTTATGTTTGCCGTTGAGCAGGAGTTCGATGAGGTAAACCTCATGATTGCCCAATTTCAGAAACTCATTGCCCGTTTGCGTTACTCATCAGTACCAGTCATTGTCGCGCCCCATACGCTCACGCTCGGGGGCGGCTGCGAAGCCGTACTGCATGCCGACCGCGTGGTGGCTCATGCCGAAAGCTATATTGGGCTGGTTGAAGTTGGTGTCGGTCTGATTCCGGCTGGTGGTGGCACTAAAGAAATGGCCGCCCGCGCATCGGATCTTTACCAAACCGGCGACCCCGAGCTAAACATTCTGCAAAATGTGTTTATGAACATTGCCACCGCCAAGGTGTCTACGTCGGCGCAGGAAGCTCGGGAGATGAACTACCTTCGCTCGGCCGATCAGATTGTGCTTAACCGAAGCCGCTTACTGGCGGAGGCCAAGCAGGCCGCCATTGAGCTGGCCGATAATGGATATACCCAGCCCAAGCCACGCACGGATATTAAAGTACAGGGCAAAACGGGTATTGCGTTATTTAAAGCAGGTTTGACGGCCATGCGAATGGGTCGGTACATTTCGGACCATGATATGAAAATTGCTGACAAACTAGCGTACGTTATTTGTGGTGGTGATTTGAGTGCACCGCAGGTCGTTTCGGAGCAGTACTTACTTGATCTTGAGCGCGAGGCCTTCCTCTCACTCACAGGCGAGAAGAAAACCTTGGAGCGAATTCAGAGTTTGTTGACGGGTGGTAAGCCACTGCGTAATTAA
- a CDS encoding MarR family winged helix-turn-helix transcriptional regulator codes for MKKEKTVDFHIKWGWHAISRMYNANASRFGITMAIGYVLLNIDLDEGTPATKIGPLLGMEPRSLVRMLKSLEERGLIRREVDGNDKRFVRIYLTDEGKAKREMARDGVILFNNMIREKIPLDKLVIFFEVMKEINKLVEEENIKIKAGEPEELPLD; via the coding sequence ATGAAAAAAGAGAAGACCGTTGACTTTCATATAAAATGGGGTTGGCATGCTATTTCGCGCATGTATAACGCCAATGCGTCTCGCTTCGGTATTACCATGGCGATTGGCTACGTGCTGCTGAACATTGACCTCGACGAAGGCACGCCCGCTACTAAAATTGGGCCGCTGCTGGGAATGGAACCCCGGTCGTTGGTCAGAATGCTTAAGAGCCTGGAGGAACGTGGTCTGATTCGGCGGGAAGTAGATGGGAATGACAAACGATTCGTTCGAATCTATCTGACCGACGAAGGAAAAGCAAAACGGGAGATGGCCCGCGATGGGGTTATTCTGTTCAATAATATGATTCGGGAGAAAATTCCCCTCGATAAACTGGTTATCTTTTTCGAGGTGATGAAAGAAATCAATAAGTTGGTCGAAGAAGAAAATATCAAGATCAAAGCGGGCGAGCCAGAAGAACTGCCGCTGGATTGA
- a CDS encoding TlpA family protein disulfide reductase gives MKHLLPLAALTLLWLPTACSGQSAPATVKPGTYRAVLKTKGGELPFGLDIQPTAGDARTYAVFAINGNERLPMDPATVQGDSIRIPMSLFESELVAKIDGNLLRGEWRRRRTAQQVQTLPFEAQYGVTYRFKTEGKPAAKANLTGKWATNFGSKTGKVDTVNAVGVFAQKGNVLSGTFLTPTGDYRYLDGNVIGDSLFLSCFDGSHLYLFKAGYDVATKTLTGGQWAGVSGYESWVALLDPKADLPDPAKLTYLKPGSKTLNFSFPEPGGKTVSNTDPRFKNKVTIVQIMGSWCPNCMDETNFMSPWYKRNKQRGVELVGLSFERSPDMAESGPKIERMKQRFKIDYPVALAGTNDKAQASKALPDLNAVVAFPTTIFIDKKGQVRHIHTGFSGPGTGKYYDQYVEEFNRLVDKLLAE, from the coding sequence ATGAAACATCTTCTTCCTCTGGCAGCCCTTACGTTGCTGTGGCTACCCACTGCCTGCTCCGGTCAATCGGCCCCGGCAACGGTAAAACCCGGAACCTACCGGGCTGTTCTGAAAACCAAAGGTGGTGAACTACCGTTCGGACTGGACATTCAGCCAACTGCGGGTGACGCCCGGACCTATGCCGTCTTTGCCATCAATGGGAACGAACGCTTGCCCATGGACCCCGCCACTGTACAGGGCGACTCAATTCGGATACCTATGTCCCTCTTTGAGTCAGAATTAGTGGCAAAGATAGACGGTAATCTGTTGCGGGGCGAATGGCGCCGTCGCCGGACGGCACAACAGGTGCAAACGTTGCCTTTCGAAGCCCAGTATGGTGTGACGTACCGGTTTAAAACAGAAGGCAAACCGGCTGCTAAAGCTAACTTAACGGGCAAATGGGCGACTAACTTCGGCAGCAAAACGGGGAAGGTAGATACCGTCAACGCCGTTGGTGTGTTTGCTCAGAAAGGGAATGTACTGAGTGGTACTTTCCTTACACCGACTGGTGACTACCGCTATCTTGACGGAAATGTCATTGGCGATAGCTTGTTTCTCTCCTGTTTCGACGGATCTCACCTCTATCTGTTCAAAGCTGGTTATGATGTGGCCACGAAAACACTGACGGGTGGGCAATGGGCTGGCGTATCGGGCTATGAGTCGTGGGTGGCTCTCCTTGACCCAAAGGCCGACCTGCCCGATCCGGCCAAACTGACGTATTTGAAACCTGGTTCGAAAACACTCAACTTCTCGTTTCCCGAACCCGGTGGCAAAACGGTTTCCAATACCGATCCAAGGTTTAAAAATAAGGTAACCATCGTGCAAATTATGGGGTCTTGGTGTCCCAACTGCATGGACGAAACTAACTTTATGAGTCCCTGGTACAAGCGCAATAAACAACGCGGGGTAGAACTAGTTGGGCTTTCGTTTGAACGCTCACCCGACATGGCTGAATCGGGGCCGAAGATTGAACGCATGAAGCAACGGTTCAAGATTGATTATCCCGTAGCGCTGGCGGGCACGAATGATAAGGCGCAGGCATCCAAAGCATTACCCGACCTGAATGCCGTTGTGGCTTTCCCGACAACCATTTTTATTGACAAAAAAGGCCAGGTACGGCATATTCATACAGGCTTTTCGGGCCCAGGTACGGGCAAATATTACGACCAGTATGTAGAAGAGTTCAATCGACTGGTGGATAAATTGTTGGCTGAATAG
- the rsmH gene encoding 16S rRNA (cytosine(1402)-N(4))-methyltransferase RsmH — translation MSNYHEPVLLQACIDGLNLQPGGTYVDITFGGGGHSREILNQLEGGRLFGFDQDADARANAQAIGDSRLTFVASNFRNIKRYLRLYKAEQVDGILADLGISSHQIDTPERGFSTRFDADLDMRMNQQADRTARQVVNEYSEADLHRILGMYGEITNARTAASALVSARSNRPINTVNDLKAALQRYAPRGKENKFFAQVFQALRIEVNEELQALEEFLEQVPEILKPGGRLVVMSYHSLEDRLVKNFINKGKFQGDVEKDLFGNDLKPLQSVTRKPIEASPEEIARNPRARSAKLRIAEKI, via the coding sequence ATGAGTAATTACCACGAACCAGTTTTATTGCAGGCCTGTATTGATGGGCTGAATTTGCAGCCCGGCGGCACCTACGTCGATATTACTTTTGGTGGGGGCGGTCACAGCCGGGAAATCCTCAACCAGTTGGAAGGAGGGCGACTGTTCGGCTTCGATCAGGATGCTGATGCCCGCGCCAATGCCCAGGCCATCGGTGATTCCAGACTTACGTTTGTAGCCTCTAACTTTCGTAATATCAAGCGCTACCTGCGGCTCTACAAAGCTGAACAGGTAGACGGCATCCTGGCCGATTTAGGTATTTCGTCGCATCAGATCGATACGCCAGAGCGCGGATTTTCGACGCGTTTCGATGCCGACCTCGACATGCGCATGAATCAACAAGCCGACCGGACGGCCCGCCAGGTGGTCAACGAGTATTCGGAAGCAGATTTGCACCGGATTCTGGGCATGTACGGCGAAATCACGAATGCCCGAACAGCGGCCAGTGCACTTGTATCCGCGCGCTCAAACCGGCCAATCAACACGGTCAATGACTTGAAAGCAGCCTTGCAACGCTATGCGCCCCGTGGCAAAGAAAATAAGTTCTTCGCTCAGGTATTTCAGGCGTTGCGGATTGAAGTAAACGAAGAGTTGCAGGCGCTCGAAGAATTTCTGGAGCAGGTGCCAGAGATTCTCAAGCCAGGTGGCCGACTGGTCGTTATGTCCTATCATTCGCTGGAAGATAGGCTGGTGAAGAATTTCATCAACAAGGGAAAATTTCAGGGGGATGTCGAGAAGGACTTGTTTGGCAATGATCTAAAGCCGTTGCAATCGGTAACGCGCAAACCCATCGAAGCCTCGCCTGAAGAAATAGCCCGGAACCCCCGCGCCCGAAGCGCAAAGCTGCGAATTGCAGAAAAGATCTAA
- a CDS encoding FKBP-type peptidyl-prolyl cis-trans isomerase: protein MRKRTVSIFSLLVLGGLTACQQNDVTSSDDSILQSNQADIQSYATSKGLTGSMTNTGVYVALTKTGTSTVTPANGQEVEFNYSIYALVRNSSNVVVDSFVDSTYTTKSSYAYLVATNAGLTEGLLRMHENDQAVVLLPSAYAFGTTGSSDGKVPPNAPVRLNVTLKRIRTEDQQINEYMTANQLTPTEVTLSGLRFIKTVSNPTGIAPTANQTLNVRYRGTLLRSQSAFDSTGTGTYGFTLGQSVPGFDEGLAKLKVGEKAILILPSKIGYGSAGRSVIPPYAPMRFDVELVSAQ, encoded by the coding sequence ATGCGTAAACGTACAGTATCTATTTTCAGCCTTTTGGTGCTTGGCGGGTTGACCGCCTGCCAACAAAATGACGTTACTTCCTCTGACGACTCGATTTTGCAATCGAATCAAGCCGATATTCAGTCCTATGCTACCAGCAAAGGTCTGACTGGATCAATGACAAACACCGGCGTTTACGTTGCTTTAACCAAAACGGGTACATCGACGGTGACACCGGCCAACGGGCAGGAGGTAGAGTTTAATTACTCGATCTACGCACTGGTGCGCAATAGCAGCAATGTAGTCGTTGATAGTTTTGTCGATTCAACCTACACGACCAAGTCTAGCTATGCCTATCTGGTCGCCACGAATGCGGGCTTGACGGAGGGGCTACTTCGGATGCACGAGAATGACCAGGCTGTGGTTCTGTTGCCTTCTGCTTATGCCTTTGGCACAACCGGAAGCAGCGATGGCAAAGTGCCACCCAACGCACCCGTTCGCTTAAACGTAACGCTCAAACGAATCCGAACCGAGGATCAGCAGATCAATGAGTACATGACGGCCAACCAACTGACACCAACGGAGGTTACCTTAAGTGGTCTTCGGTTTATAAAGACGGTATCAAATCCAACGGGCATTGCCCCAACGGCTAACCAAACGTTGAATGTTCGTTATAGAGGCACCTTGCTACGGTCTCAGTCGGCTTTCGATAGCACAGGGACAGGAACTTATGGCTTTACATTGGGTCAGTCTGTACCAGGGTTTGATGAGGGGTTAGCCAAGCTGAAAGTTGGCGAAAAGGCTATACTCATTCTGCCGTCCAAAATAGGCTATGGCAGCGCGGGCCGATCTGTTATTCCACCTTATGCGCCCATGCGTTTTGATGTCGAATTAGTTTCGGCTCAGTAA
- a CDS encoding FKBP-type peptidyl-prolyl cis-trans isomerase, translating to MRIIPFAILGALLIGGLASCQQQSIDASSDAATTYTNNMADISSYTISQGLSGTTSASGLFFQSTSPGSTTIVPTYGQEIEFTYKLSVLYGPSNVSNATTVTSKVVDSAYATTSTYFPFFAKSLKPGLEEGILKMHEGESAILIMPSILAFGSVVDGNIPANSPVRFDVTLKRTRTEAQQINDYIAANKLVVTDTTQSGALVIKTKSNPSGLQPSANQTITLNYAGKLLRATTGFTGGTGTDTKTVGITKFVPGFEEGLAKLKVGEKATVIFPSSLGYGATGAAQNNTYVIPPYSPLSFDLEVVSAK from the coding sequence ATGCGTATCATTCCATTTGCCATTTTAGGCGCCCTCCTGATCGGCGGACTGGCTTCCTGCCAGCAACAAAGTATTGACGCTAGTAGCGATGCCGCTACTACGTACACGAATAACATGGCCGATATTAGTAGTTATACGATCAGTCAGGGTTTGTCGGGAACCACGTCCGCATCGGGGCTCTTTTTTCAGTCGACGAGCCCTGGCTCAACAACGATAGTACCTACTTACGGCCAGGAAATTGAGTTTACCTATAAACTGTCTGTGTTATACGGGCCCAGCAACGTAAGTAATGCGACAACGGTAACGAGTAAGGTGGTAGATTCGGCCTATGCCACAACCTCTACCTACTTTCCGTTTTTTGCTAAGTCACTGAAGCCTGGACTGGAGGAAGGTATTCTGAAGATGCACGAGGGTGAGTCTGCTATTCTGATTATGCCATCGATTTTAGCGTTTGGTAGTGTCGTAGATGGAAATATTCCCGCCAACTCACCCGTTCGGTTTGACGTGACATTGAAGCGCACGCGGACAGAGGCTCAACAAATAAACGATTATATTGCTGCTAACAAGCTGGTTGTTACAGATACAACACAATCAGGCGCGTTAGTTATCAAGACCAAAAGTAATCCTTCTGGGCTTCAACCTTCAGCCAATCAAACCATAACGCTAAATTATGCTGGCAAACTCCTACGAGCCACCACCGGCTTTACGGGCGGCACCGGAACCGATACCAAAACGGTTGGGATAACTAAGTTTGTACCCGGTTTTGAGGAAGGGCTAGCCAAGCTAAAAGTTGGCGAGAAGGCAACGGTTATCTTTCCATCGTCGCTGGGGTATGGGGCTACCGGCGCTGCCCAGAATAATACTTATGTTATTCCTCCTTACTCGCCCCTTAGCTTCGATCTGGAGGTCGTTTCGGCCAAGTAA
- a CDS encoding fasciclin domain-containing protein, producing the protein MNSVFLIGTRRIPVIVLLFIALFSCKNGDDTIATPKTITDRIVEDDQFSLLRAAMIYAEVGDALKGSNLTLFAPNDAAFQASGLATPGAITAYSKEQMRAILLYHVLGGPVSASTIPSGQNPVATVGKSITFLNKTSDGKIFINNAQVIQADIAVANGYMHSVDRVLIPSSGNLLTTIQNNPNLTFLSAAIQRVGTSNPTLMTTLNNESTSNIVTVFAPNDAAFKSAGYKDLAAVSSANVQTLTNMLLYHVVSGALFANQLQTGNLTTLLNGNRLAVTATANQLTIKGNKNSTAATIKQGDQPTTNGVIHVIDQVLLP; encoded by the coding sequence ATGAACTCCGTTTTTTTGATAGGCACCCGCCGGATCCCTGTGATCGTTTTGCTGTTTATAGCCTTGTTTAGTTGCAAGAATGGTGATGATACCATAGCTACTCCTAAAACCATCACGGATCGTATTGTTGAAGATGATCAATTTAGCCTGCTACGGGCTGCTATGATTTATGCTGAAGTTGGCGATGCACTTAAGGGCAGTAATTTAACCCTGTTCGCGCCGAATGATGCGGCTTTCCAAGCGTCGGGACTGGCAACGCCGGGCGCTATTACGGCTTACTCAAAGGAGCAGATGCGGGCTATTTTGTTATACCATGTGTTGGGCGGACCTGTTTCAGCCTCCACGATACCATCGGGCCAGAATCCGGTAGCAACGGTTGGCAAAAGCATCACCTTTCTTAATAAAACGTCGGATGGCAAGATTTTCATAAACAATGCCCAAGTCATTCAGGCTGACATTGCGGTGGCGAATGGATATATGCACAGCGTAGACCGGGTACTGATTCCGTCATCGGGTAATCTGTTGACAACTATTCAGAACAATCCGAACCTGACATTTCTATCGGCGGCCATTCAACGGGTTGGGACTAGTAATCCGACCCTAATGACAACTTTGAATAATGAGTCGACGTCCAATATTGTCACGGTGTTTGCGCCGAATGATGCCGCATTTAAATCGGCTGGCTATAAAGATCTGGCTGCCGTTAGTTCGGCCAATGTACAAACGCTGACCAATATGTTACTCTATCATGTGGTATCGGGCGCTTTGTTTGCCAATCAGCTTCAGACAGGTAACCTGACTACGTTGCTTAATGGCAACCGACTAGCGGTTACGGCTACTGCCAATCAGCTTACGATCAAGGGTAACAAAAATTCAACGGCGGCTACCATCAAACAAGGCGATCAGCCTACGACCAACGGAGTCATTCATGTGATAGACCAGGTATTGCTACCCTGA
- a CDS encoding isoprenyl transferase gives MKEHIDPSNLPQHIAVIMDGNGRWAKRQGAARVFGHRNAIKAVRETTEGCAELGIKYLTLYAFSTENWNRPKYEVDALMTLLVHTIRGEIKTLMDNNVKLATIGHTGSLPADCQRELAEAIRETSQNTGLTLILALSYSGRWEILEAARQLAADVRDGKLTPDQIDETVFAQHLSTGGIPDPELMIRTSGEMRISNFMLWQLAYSELYMPDVLWPDFRKDHLYNAILSYQQRERRFGKTSEQLVK, from the coding sequence ATGAAGGAACACATTGACCCGAGCAATCTGCCCCAGCATATAGCCGTTATCATGGACGGAAACGGACGCTGGGCGAAACGACAGGGCGCTGCCAGGGTATTTGGCCACCGCAATGCGATTAAGGCCGTACGCGAAACAACGGAAGGATGCGCCGAATTAGGGATAAAATACCTGACACTCTATGCGTTCTCGACCGAAAACTGGAATCGTCCGAAGTATGAAGTCGATGCCTTGATGACGCTCCTGGTTCATACCATTCGGGGAGAGATCAAAACACTGATGGACAACAACGTAAAGTTGGCGACCATTGGTCATACCGGTAGCCTGCCAGCCGATTGCCAGCGCGAACTGGCCGAAGCAATCCGCGAAACAAGCCAGAATACTGGATTGACACTGATATTAGCCCTGAGTTATAGTGGTCGCTGGGAAATTCTGGAAGCTGCCCGGCAACTGGCGGCCGATGTGCGCGATGGTAAACTTACCCCGGATCAGATTGACGAAACGGTCTTCGCGCAACACCTCAGCACAGGGGGCATTCCCGATCCCGAGCTCATGATCCGAACCAGTGGTGAAATGCGCATCAGCAACTTTATGCTCTGGCAACTAGCTTATTCTGAACTATATATGCCTGATGTACTCTGGCCCGATTTCCGTAAAGATCATCTATACAACGCTATTTTAAGCTATCAGCAACGCGAACGTCGATTTGGTAAAACCAGTGAACAATTAGTTAAATAA